A region of Terriglobia bacterium DNA encodes the following proteins:
- a CDS encoding pilus assembly protein N-terminal domain-containing protein gives MKLKNRNIAFILSLLIAAPGLRLAGQSAGPQASQEPVAVSGGPTQQSVVESPAPLRVMVGKSIIINTTDRLKRVSITDPLVADAVVVTPSQLMIHGRAPGEVTLVVWDDQERSRSFDLRVDVDITAAADQIRVLMPGEKINVSASRNALILSGSVVDKETADRAGAIAGAYSKSVINVLTFGPVGAQEVLLEVRFAEVDRAAVFQLGANILSTGASGNIGSTTTGQFGNVGSSTDITNCIGCPLSGFVSKITGLDPLNMFLFRPDLNLGVTLKLLQQKNLLQILAEPNLIAVNGKEASFLAGGEFPVPVPQAGATVGAITVQYKEFGVRLNFTPVIMPNGNIHLTVKPEVSSLDFANGIISGGFRIPALTTRRASTELELQDGQSFVIAGLLDNRLTTNLSKMPGIGDIPILGYLFRSKEITKNKTELMVMVTAHRVAPSTQMPPGPPMPKPFLDQPKFDAPHGGGGKP, from the coding sequence ATGAAATTGAAGAACAGAAATATTGCATTCATTCTCTCCCTTCTGATCGCCGCTCCAGGTTTGCGGCTTGCAGGCCAGTCGGCTGGCCCGCAGGCGTCGCAAGAGCCGGTGGCGGTCTCCGGAGGCCCGACACAGCAGTCGGTCGTGGAATCCCCGGCCCCACTGCGTGTCATGGTGGGCAAGTCAATCATCATCAACACCACCGACCGCCTCAAACGCGTTTCCATCACCGACCCTTTGGTGGCGGACGCGGTGGTGGTCACGCCATCGCAACTGATGATTCATGGCCGCGCTCCGGGAGAAGTGACACTGGTGGTCTGGGACGATCAAGAACGTTCCCGCAGCTTCGATCTTCGGGTTGACGTGGATATCACGGCCGCCGCGGACCAGATTCGGGTGCTGATGCCAGGCGAGAAAATCAACGTGTCGGCTTCGCGCAACGCGCTGATTCTTTCCGGCAGCGTGGTAGATAAGGAAACGGCGGACCGGGCCGGCGCGATTGCCGGCGCCTATTCGAAAAGCGTGATCAACGTGCTGACCTTTGGCCCCGTGGGCGCACAAGAAGTGCTTCTGGAAGTCCGCTTTGCAGAGGTTGATCGCGCGGCCGTCTTCCAATTGGGCGCCAACATCCTTTCTACAGGCGCCAGCGGGAACATCGGCAGCACCACCACCGGGCAATTTGGAAACGTAGGCAGCTCCACGGACATCACGAATTGTATCGGGTGTCCGTTGTCCGGGTTTGTGTCAAAGATTACCGGGCTTGATCCGCTGAACATGTTCCTCTTCCGGCCCGATCTGAACCTGGGAGTCACGTTGAAACTGCTGCAACAGAAAAACCTGCTGCAGATCCTGGCTGAGCCCAATCTGATCGCCGTCAACGGCAAAGAGGCCAGCTTTCTGGCCGGCGGCGAGTTTCCGGTCCCCGTCCCCCAGGCCGGCGCTACGGTTGGGGCCATTACCGTGCAGTACAAAGAGTTTGGTGTGCGGCTGAACTTTACGCCGGTCATCATGCCTAACGGCAACATTCACCTGACGGTGAAGCCCGAAGTCAGCTCGCTGGACTTTGCCAATGGAATCATCTCGGGGGGCTTCCGCATCCCTGCTCTCACCACGCGCCGAGCTTCCACGGAACTGGAACTCCAGGACGGGCAGAGCTTTGTGATTGCCGGACTGCTGGACAATCGCCTGACTACCAACCTATCGAAGATGCCAGGAATCGGGGACATTCCCATTCTGGGCTACCTGTTCCGCAGCAAGGAAATCACCAAGAATAAGACCGAACTCATGGTGATGGTGACCGCGCACCGGGTCGCGCCTTCAACCCAGATGCCTCCAGGTCCGCCCATGCCGAAACCTTTCCTTGACCAACCGAAGTTCGATGCCCCGCATGGAGGAGGCGGAAAGCCATGA
- a CDS encoding A24 family peptidase, whose product MWQAFVLAFAITAAVDDVIWRKIPRVLTMSGLAAGLVYHGFYGGFWSALATAALGFGLGLGLYELRAIGGGDVKLIAAMGAILGFANWVLAVEVAITVAGIMALVGIIRRRMFLQTFRNIGHLLKHFASNGLRPHPDIQINNKALLGIPFGVAAALGIICVVVLR is encoded by the coding sequence ATGTGGCAGGCATTTGTATTGGCATTCGCGATTACGGCCGCAGTGGATGATGTGATATGGCGGAAAATTCCGCGCGTTCTCACCATGTCTGGCCTGGCGGCCGGGTTGGTCTACCACGGATTTTACGGCGGGTTCTGGTCAGCGCTGGCCACGGCTGCTCTGGGCTTCGGGCTGGGTCTGGGACTTTACGAATTGCGGGCCATCGGCGGGGGTGACGTAAAGCTGATCGCGGCCATGGGCGCCATACTGGGGTTTGCAAACTGGGTCCTGGCGGTTGAGGTTGCCATCACGGTAGCCGGGATCATGGCGCTGGTGGGCATCATCCGGCGGCGCATGTTCCTGCAAACCTTTCGCAACATCGGGCACTTGCTCAAGCACTTCGCCAGCAACGGCCTTCGTCCTCATCCGGACATCCAAATCAACAACAAGGCCCTGCTGGGCATTCCCTTCGGCGTGGCAGCGGCGCTGGGAATCATCTGCGTGGTGGTGCTGCGGTGA
- a CDS encoding Flp family type IVb pilin, with translation MKTLRKLWHQDDGQDLAEYGLLLALIAVALVIGIGLFKDQIIAAFSAATSALAS, from the coding sequence ATGAAGACCCTTCGTAAACTGTGGCACCAAGATGACGGCCAGGATCTGGCTGAATATGGCCTTCTCTTGGCATTAATTGCGGTCGCCCTGGTGATTGGCATCGGCCTGTTCAAAGATCAGATCATAGCGGCCTTTAGCGCAGCGACCAGCGCACTGGCCTCCTGA
- a CDS encoding DUF2029 domain-containing protein, producing the protein MTAVLFMQGRQLALRVEPVDFTAFWTAARLATENPYSHEKVLSLDRTIGFQRPTPFLMCNPPWTLPLVLPLRYFSYSNAFALWMLTSIIVVAAGTLLLWRFYVGKLSPAALLLAMTFAPVLAMLRVGQLTAWPFLGICLFLINVERRRDWIAGASLLFVFFKPHLFLPFLACLGCWILWSRRYRVLGGIAAALAVASGLAIAVNRDVFSFYTEAMADFTKAGQAPTLSVLLHAFSGSVLLAMVPVVGAIAWATYHWWNRRERWEWRTQLPVLLLVSLVSSYYMLIYDEAVLLAALVPVAVMGGRRFWILFATANAACLTFLLGSPEWLPRAAIWSLSFWSASGWCAVYLLTRLAMRTRPASGLQPAVAPEYLRQPPAPARKT; encoded by the coding sequence ATGACAGCAGTCTTGTTCATGCAGGGGCGGCAACTGGCCTTGCGCGTTGAACCGGTGGATTTTACCGCCTTCTGGACGGCTGCGCGGCTGGCTACCGAAAACCCATACTCACATGAAAAAGTGCTCAGCCTTGATCGCACCATCGGGTTCCAGCGCCCAACACCTTTTCTGATGTGCAACCCGCCGTGGACTTTGCCGCTGGTGCTGCCCTTGCGGTATTTTAGTTATTCCAACGCATTCGCCCTGTGGATGCTCACCAGCATTATCGTGGTAGCTGCCGGCACGCTCCTTCTTTGGCGCTTCTATGTTGGAAAGCTTTCGCCCGCTGCTCTGTTGCTGGCCATGACGTTTGCGCCGGTGCTTGCCATGTTGCGCGTTGGCCAACTCACCGCGTGGCCGTTCCTGGGCATTTGTCTTTTCCTTATCAACGTTGAACGTCGCCGCGATTGGATTGCAGGCGCATCGCTCTTGTTCGTCTTCTTCAAGCCACACTTGTTCCTGCCCTTCCTTGCGTGTCTTGGGTGCTGGATTTTGTGGAGCCGGCGTTATCGGGTCCTGGGCGGGATAGCGGCGGCACTCGCGGTGGCGTCAGGGCTCGCGATCGCGGTGAACCGCGACGTCTTTAGCTTCTATACTGAAGCGATGGCCGATTTCACCAAGGCGGGGCAGGCGCCGACGCTGAGCGTGCTTCTGCATGCTTTCAGCGGCAGCGTGCTTCTGGCAATGGTGCCCGTGGTTGGAGCCATCGCGTGGGCGACTTATCACTGGTGGAACCGGAGAGAGCGGTGGGAGTGGAGAACGCAGCTTCCAGTCCTGCTTCTGGTTTCATTGGTCAGCAGTTACTACATGCTTATTTACGATGAAGCGGTGCTGCTGGCAGCGTTGGTTCCCGTGGCCGTGATGGGTGGCCGGCGCTTCTGGATCCTGTTTGCCACCGCCAATGCCGCTTGCCTGACCTTTCTGCTGGGATCGCCGGAGTGGCTGCCCAGGGCGGCCATCTGGTCGTTGAGCTTCTGGAGCGCCAGCGGATGGTGCGCGGTCTATCTGCTGACGCGTCTTGCAATGCGCACCAGGCCGGCCAGTGGCTTGCAACCAGCGGTTGCGCCAGAATATCTCCGCCAACCGCCGGCGCCCGCAAGGAAGACTTGA
- a CDS encoding isoprenylcysteine carboxylmethyltransferase family protein gives MQLERITESHRDRRSDWAGFAFFAGWTAVNFILAAGVFRRTPAVAILLVPTFVHDAVIALAFLFRKPLRKQAEGWAPRAAAYGATLLVPVFCFVGGRWFPAWMAPSSPSLFTTGIVLWMLGAYLGLWSVIRLRQAFSIVPQARTLVTTGPYRLARHPVYASYLLQYAGVVLSHLTPALVLVYVAWLGVVTVRMSYEESVLSAVFPEYEDYRRRVGRFMPRLTWARKSKPKGAPAQVVELAPAAKRSA, from the coding sequence ATGCAACTTGAGAGAATTACCGAATCTCACCGTGATCGCCGCAGCGACTGGGCTGGCTTTGCGTTTTTTGCCGGCTGGACGGCCGTCAACTTCATTCTGGCCGCTGGCGTGTTTCGCCGCACGCCGGCAGTGGCCATCCTGCTGGTGCCAACGTTCGTGCATGACGCGGTCATCGCACTGGCGTTCCTGTTTCGCAAACCGTTGCGGAAACAAGCAGAAGGATGGGCGCCCCGCGCGGCCGCCTACGGGGCCACGCTGCTGGTGCCGGTTTTCTGCTTCGTCGGCGGACGCTGGTTCCCGGCATGGATGGCGCCTTCATCGCCATCACTTTTCACCACGGGGATCGTCCTTTGGATGCTGGGCGCGTACCTGGGGCTTTGGAGTGTGATTCGTCTGCGCCAGGCTTTCAGCATTGTTCCCCAGGCGCGCACCCTGGTGACGACTGGACCGTACCGCCTGGCCCGTCATCCGGTGTATGCCAGCTACCTGCTGCAGTATGCCGGCGTGGTGCTGTCACATCTGACACCGGCGCTGGTGCTGGTGTACGTCGCATGGCTGGGAGTGGTGACAGTGCGCATGTCCTATGAGGAGTCCGTGCTCTCGGCCGTTTTTCCCGAGTACGAAGATTATCGGCGGCGCGTGGGGCGGTTCATGCCGCGACTGACTTGGGCACGCAAGTCCAAGCCGAAGGGAGCGCCCGCGCAGGTTGTTGAACTTGCTCCAGCCGCCAAGCGGTCGGCATGA
- a CDS encoding Flp family type IVb pilin → MKMLRKLWQEDDGQDLAEYGLLLALIAVALVIGIGLFKDQIVAAFSRATSALAS, encoded by the coding sequence ATGAAAATGCTTCGCAAACTGTGGCAGGAAGATGACGGCCAAGACCTGGCTGAATATGGACTTCTTTTGGCATTGATTGCAGTCGCTCTGGTGATTGGAATCGGCCTGTTCAAAGATCAGATCGTAGCGGCGTTCAGCAGAGCGACCAGCGCACTGGCTTCCTAA
- a CDS encoding pilus assembly protein — MKKQGQRGATIAEAAITAVALFTLLLGTVEFGRIFSIYQSVTNAAREGARYAVAPDPTTGTLPSSAEVLAHVTVFLDAASLKGPASDCADSGRDKTLPCVQVNPVATQVVNNVTVTYTQVTVVSPYTFYFVPFSPVNITAYSEMRNETN; from the coding sequence GTGAAAAAACAAGGTCAGCGCGGCGCCACGATCGCGGAAGCGGCCATTACCGCAGTGGCCTTGTTTACGCTGCTCTTGGGCACCGTGGAGTTTGGCCGCATCTTCAGTATTTACCAGAGCGTTACCAATGCGGCGCGCGAAGGCGCCCGCTACGCCGTTGCCCCCGACCCGACGACCGGCACGCTGCCTTCGAGCGCCGAAGTGCTGGCGCACGTCACAGTCTTCCTGGATGCCGCCAGCCTCAAGGGACCCGCGTCCGATTGTGCCGACAGCGGACGGGATAAAACGCTTCCCTGTGTGCAAGTCAACCCCGTTGCTACCCAGGTGGTCAATAACGTGACCGTCACCTACACCCAGGTAACTGTGGTGTCGCCTTATACCTTCTACTTCGTTCCGTTCAGCCCCGTGAACATCACCGCTTATTCGGAGATGCGCAATGAAACTAACTAG
- the cpaB gene encoding Flp pilus assembly protein CpaB, with protein MNRKKFLLVGLVALLVAGLVSWKILDMVRHSTASAAVATTQVVVAAHDLNVGQKITAPDLRLVAIPGTAALPNGAFHDISSVVGHGVIVPIEANELVLGNKVAGDDAGAGLPSMIPAGMRAVSVKVNEVVSVAGFVGPGTHVDVIVTSTPANGSEPATTTVLQDVPVLAAGKKLQRDADGKPQDVPVMTLLVSPADAQLLTLASAEGKIQLALRNPTDLDRKVTATSHKQALYGAVAPAPSAKVGKGVKVVKLKEPTAAAHTVEVIRGDKREITKFEQ; from the coding sequence ATGAATCGCAAAAAGTTTCTGTTGGTCGGCCTTGTCGCGCTACTGGTCGCAGGCCTGGTCAGTTGGAAAATTCTGGACATGGTGCGGCACTCCACAGCTTCGGCTGCGGTAGCTACTACCCAGGTGGTAGTTGCCGCTCATGACCTCAACGTGGGGCAGAAAATCACCGCTCCCGATCTCCGCCTAGTGGCGATACCGGGCACAGCTGCTCTCCCGAACGGCGCGTTCCATGACATAAGCAGCGTGGTCGGCCATGGAGTGATTGTTCCCATAGAGGCCAATGAACTCGTGCTTGGCAACAAAGTGGCGGGAGATGACGCGGGCGCCGGTCTGCCCTCGATGATTCCGGCGGGCATGCGCGCGGTGTCCGTCAAGGTCAATGAAGTGGTATCGGTTGCCGGGTTTGTCGGTCCGGGCACTCACGTTGATGTGATTGTCACCAGCACTCCGGCCAACGGATCAGAACCAGCGACCACTACCGTGCTGCAAGACGTTCCCGTGCTGGCGGCGGGCAAGAAGCTGCAGCGGGACGCGGATGGCAAACCACAGGACGTCCCCGTGATGACGCTGCTGGTTTCGCCGGCGGACGCCCAGCTGCTGACCCTGGCAAGCGCTGAGGGAAAAATTCAACTGGCACTGCGCAACCCTACCGACCTTGACAGAAAGGTCACCGCAACGTCGCACAAACAGGCGCTTTACGGGGCGGTTGCTCCCGCTCCGTCGGCAAAGGTGGGCAAGGGCGTCAAGGTGGTCAAGCTGAAGGAACCTACGGCTGCCGCTCATACGGTTGAGGTCATCCGCGGCGACAAGCGCGAAATTACGAAATTCGAACAGTAA
- a CDS encoding pilus assembly protein, protein MKLTSSAAKQRGTMMLELALLLPFLILILMLVLEGSQLVRTHVVLNNAAREGARLSVMPENQGSSKIADIRAAVVAYAAQNNVTISNPDTNVVINQSVTVAMPAGYAAMTASQVTVNCTYTLNYLAVFTWLGVPSTYTLQGSAQFRNFNS, encoded by the coding sequence ATGAAACTAACTAGCAGCGCGGCGAAGCAGCGCGGGACCATGATGTTGGAACTGGCGCTACTGCTCCCCTTCCTTATTCTGATTCTCATGCTGGTCCTGGAAGGCTCGCAACTGGTGCGGACCCACGTGGTGCTGAACAATGCCGCGCGCGAGGGCGCAAGGCTTTCGGTGATGCCGGAGAACCAGGGAAGCTCAAAGATAGCGGACATCAGGGCCGCAGTGGTTGCTTACGCCGCCCAGAACAATGTCACCATCAGTAATCCGGACACCAACGTTGTCATCAACCAGTCGGTCACGGTCGCCATGCCGGCAGGCTATGCCGCAATGACCGCCTCGCAGGTAACGGTCAATTGCACATACACGCTGAATTACCTGGCGGTTTTTACGTGGCTGGGAGTGCCCAGTACGTACACGCTGCAGGGTTCGGCACAATTCAGAAATTTCAATTCTTGA